From a region of the Ponticoccus alexandrii genome:
- a CDS encoding Lrp/AsnC family transcriptional regulator: MQPAYKLDRIDVKILAVLQRNGRITNVELAEAVNLSPSPCLMRVKKLQKAGYISGYSAQIDLARLGSTMTVFTEFTLKNHRQIDFARFQEALEKIDSCVECHLVSGGYDYLVKFVTSGIDDYQSIVEGLIDRDVGVDKYFSFVVLKTPFARQHVDLTRLFSDLD; the protein is encoded by the coding sequence ATGCAGCCGGCCTACAAGCTCGACAGGATCGACGTGAAAATCCTTGCGGTGCTGCAGCGCAACGGCCGCATCACCAATGTCGAGCTTGCCGAGGCTGTGAATCTCTCGCCCTCGCCCTGCCTTATGCGGGTGAAGAAGCTGCAGAAGGCGGGCTATATCTCGGGCTATTCGGCGCAGATCGATTTGGCGCGCCTGGGCTCGACCATGACGGTCTTCACGGAATTCACGCTGAAAAACCACCGGCAGATCGACTTCGCCCGCTTCCAGGAGGCGCTGGAGAAGATCGACAGCTGCGTCGAATGCCACCTTGTGTCGGGCGGTTACGATTATCTGGTGAAGTTCGTCACCAGCGGGATCGACGATTACCAGTCCATCGTCGAAGGGTTGATCGACCGCGATGTGGGCGTCGACAAGTATTTCAGCTTCGTGGTGCTGAAAACGCCCTTCGCCCGCCAGCATGTCGATCTGACCCGGTTGTTCAGCGACCTCGACTGA
- a CDS encoding 2-hydroxyacid dehydrogenase: MALLFTSTPDRQPVWQALFDAEGIPMIAGEDAVTDPKAVTAIACWVPPADLSRYPNLRAVISVGAGVDHLPPLPEGVVLSRTLAPGIEAMVRDWVVMATLMLHRDMPRYLEQGRTGSWQSHPVALASSRRVGILGMGRIGTLAAVGLQRLGFDVAGLSRSGRQGVVPMFAASGMKGFLARSDLLICLLPLTPETRGILSAETLSALPRGACLVHAGRGAHLDTDALREALDTGRISAAMLDVTNPEPLPADHWMWQDPRVIVTPHVAAQTDATEGAHHALAVMRSLRDGTPVPGLVDQARGY; the protein is encoded by the coding sequence ATGGCCCTGCTGTTCACTTCTACCCCCGACCGGCAGCCGGTCTGGCAGGCGCTCTTCGACGCCGAAGGGATTCCGATGATCGCCGGCGAAGATGCCGTGACCGATCCCAAGGCGGTGACGGCGATCGCCTGCTGGGTGCCGCCCGCCGATCTGTCGCGCTATCCCAACCTGCGCGCCGTGATCTCCGTCGGCGCAGGTGTCGACCATCTGCCGCCCCTGCCCGAGGGCGTGGTGCTGTCGCGCACTCTGGCGCCTGGTATCGAGGCGATGGTCCGCGACTGGGTGGTGATGGCGACGCTCATGCTGCACCGCGACATGCCCCGGTATCTTGAACAAGGCCGCACAGGCAGTTGGCAGAGCCACCCTGTCGCGCTGGCCAGTTCGCGCCGGGTTGGCATTCTGGGCATGGGCCGGATCGGAACGCTGGCCGCCGTTGGGCTGCAACGCCTGGGCTTCGACGTGGCCGGGCTTTCGCGGTCCGGCCGGCAGGGTGTCGTGCCGATGTTCGCGGCCTCCGGCATGAAGGGGTTCCTGGCGCGGTCCGACCTGCTGATCTGCCTGCTCCCGCTGACGCCCGAGACGCGGGGCATCCTGAGCGCTGAGACGCTCTCGGCCCTGCCCCGTGGCGCCTGCCTCGTTCATGCGGGCCGCGGCGCGCATCTCGATACCGACGCGCTGCGCGAGGCGCTGGACACGGGCCGGATATCGGCTGCGATGCTGGATGTGACAAATCCCGAGCCTTTGCCCGCCGACCATTGGATGTGGCAGGACCCCCGCGTGATCGTAACCCCGCATGTGGCGGCCCAGACCGATGCGACCGAAGGCGCACACCATGCGCTGGCCGTCATGCGGTCCCTGCGCGACGGGACACCCGTTCCGGGCCTCGTCGACCAGGCGCGCGGCTACTGA
- a CDS encoding GNAT family N-acetyltransferase, which produces MTRVDSPSPAAAVEIVAFTPAHLEGAQALSTAVGWAHRVEDWALNLSVSRGVIGLAEGRVVATALCSLHGPVATLNMIIVDDSMRGRGLGRKVMEAAMAQAEDREMRLVATPEGMPLYRKLGFVESGRIIQMGGTARAATPECDVQVGPADPQRLAEMDFTASGMERGALLARVAEAGETLTAEGGFAMLRQFGRGHVLGPVVARDTATARALIATAACRMEGRPLRIDVYEDTGLVPFIEELGLTIAGSGTPMVCGAKERPQSAFRTHALMSQALG; this is translated from the coding sequence ATGACCAGAGTTGATAGCCCTTCCCCCGCCGCCGCCGTCGAGATCGTCGCATTCACGCCGGCCCATCTGGAGGGCGCACAGGCGCTGTCCACGGCTGTCGGCTGGGCGCATCGGGTCGAGGATTGGGCGCTGAACCTGTCAGTATCCCGCGGCGTGATCGGCCTGGCGGAGGGGCGTGTGGTCGCCACGGCCCTGTGTTCGCTGCATGGCCCGGTGGCAACGCTGAACATGATCATCGTCGACGATTCCATGCGGGGCCGTGGTCTGGGCCGCAAGGTGATGGAGGCGGCGATGGCGCAGGCAGAAGATCGCGAGATGCGCCTTGTCGCGACACCGGAGGGCATGCCGCTCTACCGCAAGCTCGGCTTCGTCGAAAGTGGCAGGATCATCCAGATGGGCGGAACGGCCCGGGCGGCGACGCCCGAATGCGACGTGCAGGTCGGACCCGCCGATCCTCAGCGGCTGGCGGAGATGGATTTTACCGCCAGCGGGATGGAGCGCGGCGCGCTGCTTGCACGGGTCGCCGAGGCGGGCGAGACGCTGACCGCCGAGGGCGGCTTTGCCATGCTGCGCCAGTTCGGCCGGGGCCATGTACTGGGTCCGGTGGTGGCGCGCGACACAGCCACCGCCCGGGCGCTGATTGCTACAGCAGCTTGCCGGATGGAGGGGCGGCCCCTGCGCATCGACGTCTACGAAGACACGGGGCTGGTCCCTTTCATCGAAGAGCTGGGCCTCACCATAGCCGGGTCCGGGACGCCCATGGTGTGCGGGGCGAAGGAGCGCCCGCAGTCCGCCTTCCGCACCCATGCGCTGATGTCTCAGGCCCTTGGCTGA
- the argE gene encoding acetylornithine deacetylase has protein sequence MTKEPRSVEEMLSRLVGFDSVVGRPNAPLVEFVRDWLSAQGVTAHVLPGPEGDRSNLFASIGPVDRPGFVLSGHLDVVPAREPGWLADPFVLREDAGRLIGRGACDMKGFVAAALAMVPELAAMDLPVPIHLALSYDEEAGCRGVPHLLAALPDLCAPPQGAVIGEPTGLVPVLAHKGKAAIRVTASGTAGHSSRPDLGKNAIHTLVPVLEAAVAQAAALTQGAQDTRFAPPWSSLQIGTLSGGQALNIIPDTAEAEIEARAIAGADPMALLAPVRDAAEAAGARCDTISTYPALALAADHMLAERLAALTGQRPLDAVSFGTEAGLFQAAGIPSIVCGPGDISRAHKPEEYLHRDELQATCALIRRLGESLAA, from the coding sequence ATGACGAAAGAACCTCGAAGCGTGGAAGAGATGCTGTCCAGACTGGTCGGTTTTGACAGCGTGGTCGGGCGGCCGAACGCGCCGCTGGTGGAGTTCGTCCGCGACTGGCTGTCCGCGCAGGGCGTCACCGCGCATGTACTGCCCGGTCCCGAGGGCGACAGGTCCAATCTCTTTGCCAGTATCGGGCCGGTCGACAGGCCGGGCTTCGTGCTCTCGGGCCATCTCGATGTGGTTCCGGCGAGGGAACCGGGCTGGCTTGCCGACCCCTTCGTCCTGCGCGAGGACGCGGGGCGGCTGATCGGACGCGGGGCCTGCGACATGAAGGGGTTCGTCGCCGCCGCGCTGGCGATGGTGCCCGAACTTGCGGCGATGGACCTGCCGGTGCCGATCCACCTGGCGCTTTCCTACGACGAAGAGGCCGGATGCCGTGGCGTGCCCCATTTGCTGGCGGCGCTACCGGACCTCTGTGCGCCGCCGCAGGGCGCGGTCATCGGCGAGCCGACAGGCCTTGTTCCGGTCCTCGCGCACAAGGGAAAGGCCGCGATCCGCGTCACCGCCTCGGGTACGGCGGGCCATTCCTCCCGCCCCGATCTGGGAAAGAACGCCATCCACACGCTTGTCCCCGTGCTGGAGGCCGCTGTCGCGCAGGCCGCCGCGCTGACGCAGGGCGCGCAGGACACGCGCTTCGCGCCGCCGTGGTCCAGCCTGCAGATCGGCACGCTTTCCGGCGGGCAGGCGCTGAATATCATTCCCGACACTGCGGAGGCCGAGATCGAGGCCCGCGCCATCGCCGGGGCCGATCCGATGGCGCTGCTTGCGCCGGTGCGTGACGCGGCAGAGGCGGCAGGGGCCCGGTGCGACACGATTTCCACCTATCCCGCGCTGGCGCTGGCAGCCGATCACATGCTGGCGGAACGCCTTGCCGCCCTCACCGGTCAGCGCCCGTTGGACGCCGTCAGCTTCGGCACCGAGGCGGGACTTTTCCAGGCTGCCGGTATCCCGTCCATCGTCTGCGGTCCGGGTGATATCTCGCGCGCCCATAAACCGGAAGAATACCTGCACCGCGACGAGTTGCAGGCCACCTGCGCGCTGATCCGACGGCTGGGCGAAAGCCTGGCTGCGTGA
- a CDS encoding haloacid dehalogenase type II: MTFRPKFISFDCHGTMIYFDMAGAARDHYGAQLSPEQMDVFIRDFSAYRLDEVLQDFKPYAEVVHNALERTCKRNGVAFDPAVAVEIYNRVPTWGPNPDVPAGLSRVAEEFPLVALTNSMNEQIPHNIAKLGAPIAHVLTAESAGAYKPHMQPFEYMFDTLGCGPEDVLHVSSSFRYDLMTAHDLGITNKVWVNRGHEPANPYYGYTEVPDISHLPAVLGL; encoded by the coding sequence ATGACCTTCCGCCCCAAGTTCATCAGTTTCGACTGCCACGGCACCATGATCTATTTCGACATGGCCGGGGCGGCGCGCGACCACTACGGCGCGCAGCTGTCGCCCGAGCAAATGGACGTCTTCATCCGCGATTTCTCGGCCTACCGGCTGGACGAGGTGTTGCAGGATTTCAAACCCTACGCCGAGGTTGTCCACAACGCGCTGGAACGCACCTGCAAGCGCAATGGCGTGGCTTTCGATCCGGCGGTCGCCGTGGAGATCTATAATCGCGTGCCCACCTGGGGACCCAATCCCGACGTGCCCGCAGGGCTGTCGCGGGTGGCCGAGGAATTCCCGCTGGTGGCGCTGACGAATTCGATGAACGAACAGATCCCGCATAACATCGCAAAGCTCGGCGCGCCGATCGCCCATGTCCTCACGGCGGAAAGCGCCGGCGCCTACAAACCCCACATGCAGCCTTTCGAGTACATGTTCGACACGCTGGGCTGTGGACCGGAAGACGTGCTGCATGTCTCCTCAAGCTTCCGCTACGACCTGATGACAGCGCATGATCTGGGCATCACCAACAAGGTCTGGGTCAATCGCGGGCACGAGCCGGCAAACCCCTATTACGGCTACACAGAGGTGCCGGACATTTCGCACCTGCCAGCGGTTCTGGGCCTCTGA
- a CDS encoding NAD(P)/FAD-dependent oxidoreductase yields MKFASYWHDTAPAFSGGCTDPVAGRYDVAVIGAGFTGLNAARKLAREGLRVAVLEAAHVGAGGSGRNGGHLNNGIAHGYADAQSHLGPERARRLYRAFDRSIEMIEDVIAEEGISCSFRRSGKLKLASKPGHVAGLRANQELVAREVDPATRWIDRAGLKAEIGSDGFHGGILFEKSAMMHMGRYLTGLAEAVTRHGGAIWESAPVTGRTKARDGWALETPRGTLQADTVIAATGAYSAQVPGAPLKHFRRRIIPIASFVIATRPLTNAEVAQTMPGNRTCVTSLNIGNYFRLSPDNRLIIGGRARFSARSDQKSDAASGEILRAAMTGIFPHLAPVEIDYCWGGLVGMTRDRFPRAGEADGMLYGMGYSGHGAQLSTLLGQVLADLAMGRKDTNPLEGLDWPAVPALNGKPWFLPLAGLWFGLKDRLS; encoded by the coding sequence ATGAAGTTCGCATCCTACTGGCACGACACGGCGCCCGCCTTTTCCGGCGGGTGCACCGATCCGGTTGCGGGCCGATATGACGTTGCGGTCATCGGTGCCGGCTTCACTGGGCTCAATGCCGCGCGCAAACTGGCCCGCGAAGGTCTGCGGGTCGCGGTGCTGGAGGCCGCGCATGTCGGGGCAGGGGGATCGGGCCGCAACGGTGGGCATCTGAACAACGGCATCGCCCATGGCTATGCCGATGCCCAGTCCCATCTTGGGCCAGAGCGGGCGCGGCGCCTGTACCGCGCCTTCGACCGCTCCATCGAGATGATCGAGGACGTGATCGCCGAGGAAGGCATCTCTTGTAGCTTCCGCCGCTCGGGCAAGCTCAAACTGGCGTCGAAGCCCGGTCACGTCGCCGGGCTGCGCGCCAACCAGGAACTGGTCGCGCGAGAGGTCGATCCGGCCACCCGCTGGATCGACCGGGCCGGTCTGAAAGCCGAGATCGGCTCGGACGGGTTCCACGGCGGCATCCTGTTCGAGAAATCCGCCATGATGCACATGGGTCGCTACCTGACTGGCCTCGCCGAGGCCGTCACGCGCCACGGCGGGGCAATCTGGGAAAGCGCGCCAGTCACCGGGCGCACCAAGGCGCGGGACGGTTGGGCGCTGGAGACTCCGCGCGGCACTTTGCAGGCGGACACCGTGATCGCGGCGACCGGGGCCTATTCCGCGCAGGTGCCGGGGGCGCCGCTGAAGCATTTCCGCAGGCGGATCATTCCCATCGCCTCTTTCGTGATTGCCACCCGGCCGCTCACGAATGCCGAGGTGGCGCAGACGATGCCCGGAAACCGGACCTGCGTGACCTCGCTGAACATCGGCAACTACTTCCGCCTCTCGCCCGACAACCGCCTTATCATCGGCGGGCGGGCCCGCTTTTCTGCCCGGTCCGACCAGAAATCCGACGCCGCCTCGGGCGAAATCCTGCGCGCGGCGATGACCGGTATCTTCCCGCATCTGGCGCCGGTAGAGATAGACTATTGTTGGGGCGGACTTGTCGGAATGACGCGCGACCGCTTCCCCCGTGCGGGCGAGGCCGACGGCATGCTCTACGGCATGGGCTATTCCGGCCACGGCGCGCAGCTGTCGACGCTGTTGGGGCAGGTACTGGCCGATCTGGCGATGGGGCGAAAGGATACCAACCCGCTTGAAGGGCTGGACTGGCCGGCGGTGCCCGCGCTCAATGGCAAGCCGTGGTTCCTGCCGCTGGCGGGGCTTTGGTTCGGCCTGAAGGACCGGTTGTCCTGA